The genomic DNA CCTGATGGCCGCAAGCCCCGTGTGGCCGCGCTGGCGGTGGGGGCCTTGGGAATCGTCTTCGGGGACATCGGGACGAGCCCGCTGTACGCGCTGCGCGAGTGCTTCACGGGCGAGCACGGCGTGGCGCCGACGCACGACAACGTGCTGGGAGTGCTGTCGCTCATCTTCTGGGCGCTCATCATCGTGGTGTCGGTGAAGTACGTGGTGTTCGTGATGCGGGCGGACAACCGGGGCGAGGGCGGCATCCTGGCGCTGATGGCGCTCGCGATGCAGCGCCAGCGGGGCGAGGAGGTGAAGGTGCGCCCGGTGGTGGTCACCCTGGGCCTGTTCGGCGCGGCGCTCCTGTATGGCGATGGGCTCATCACGCCGGCCATCTCCGTGCTCAGCGCGGTGGAGGGCCTGAGCGTGGCCACGCCCCTGTTCGAGGACTACATCCGGCCGCTGGCCATCATCATCCTGGTGGGGCTGTTCCTCCTTCAGCGCCGGGGGACCGCTGGCATTGGCGCCATCTTCGGGCCCTTCATGGTGGTGTGGTTCCTGTCGCTCGCGGTGTTGGGCATCAAGGAACTGGTGATGTACCCCTCCGTGCTGGGCGCGCTGTCGCCGGGCATGGGCGTGCGCTTCTTCCTGGAGAACCGCGGGCACGGCTTCCTGGTGCTCGGCGGGGTGTTCCTGTCGGTGACGGGCGGCGAGGCGCTGTACGCGGACATGGGCCACTTCGGCGTGAAGCCCATCAAGTGGGCGTGGTTCACGCTGGTGCTGCCGTCGTTGATGCTCAACTACATGGGGCAGGGGGCGTTGCTCTTGCGCGACCCGCACACCGCGCGCAACCCCTTCTTCCTCCTGGCGCCGGACTGGGCGCTCTACCCGCTGGTGATCATCGCCACGGGCGCGGCGGTGATCGCCGCCCAGGCGCTCATCTCCGGGGCGTTCTCCATCACCCAGCAGGCCATCCAGCTCGGCTACACCCCGCGCCTGGAGGTGGTGCACACCTCGGCCGAAGCCCAGGGGCAGATCTACCTGCCGGGCGTCAACTGGGCGCTGCTCGTGGGCATCATCCTGCTGGTGATGGGCTTCAAGTCGTCCACGAACCTGGCGGCGGCGTACGGCATCGCGGTGACGACGACCATGACCATCACCACGGTGCTCGCCTACGTGGTGGCGCGCGAGCGCTGGAACGTGTCACGCGCGGTGGCGCTGCCCATCGCCGGGGTATTCCTGCTGGTGGACCTGTCCTTCTTTGGCGCCAACGCGGTGAAGATCGCCGCGGGCGGCTGGTTCCCGCTGGTGCTGGCGCTGGGCGTGTTCACCCTGATGACGACGTGGAAGCGGGGCCGCGACATCCTGGCCACGCGGCTGCGCGCGAGCAGCATGCCATTGCAGCAGTTGCTGGGCAGCTTCGGGGATCATCCGCCGGTGCGGGTGCCGGGCACGGCCATCTTCATGACGGGCAACCCCGAGGGTACGCCGCCCGCGCTCCTGCACAACCTCAAGCACAACAAGGTCATCCACGAGCAGGTGATGTTGCTCACCATCGCCTCGGAGGACGTGCCGCACGTGCCGCCGGAGGAGCGGGTGGAGATCATCCGGCTGGAGGAGGGCTTCGTGCGGGTGATTTCGCGCTACGGCTTCATGGAGAACCCGAGCATCCCGGACATCCTCAAGCGGGCGCGTGAGAAGGGGTTGCAGTTCAACCTGATGGGCACGTCCTTCTTCCTGGGCCGCGAGACGCTGATTCCGAGCAAGAAGCCCGGGATGGCGATGTGGCGGGAAGCGCTGTTCGCGTGGATGAGCCGCAACGCCCGGAGCGCGACGTCCTACTTCCGCATCCCCCCCAACCGCGTGGTGGAACTGGGCGCGCAGGTGGAGTTGTAGCTTCTGGGTTGTGGGTGAGTGAGAGTATTTAGCGTAGGAGGTCGACCCCATGTACATCAGTAAAATTTGGCTGAAGAACATACGAGGGTTCGGCGACGGAGACCTCCACGTCGAACTCGATCTGCGTCGGCCTGACGGAAGCTTCTCGGGTTGGACGGTTCTGGCCGGGCGTAATGGCGCGGGAAAATCGACCTTATTGAAAGCGATAGCGCTCACGGTCGTGGGGACGAACTCCGCCCGGTCCTTGCAGCAAAGTTTCTCAGGCTGGATTCGGCATGGCCAGAAACAAGCGTATGCGGGATCCATGCTGGTTTTTGATGAAAATGTAGATGGATTCGTTGGTCGTGGAAGGCGCCCTCCTTCCGAGTTCTGGACAGGATTGGCTTGGACTCAATCGGATTCAGGTCCAGAGCCGAGCATGGCGATCGGAGAGGGCCACAAGTCCGCCTCGGAGCGCGGCCCCTGGTCTGATAATCCCGCGGGCTGGTTTATCGCGGGGTATGGGCCCTTTCGTCGTCTCTCTGGCCATGCGTCCGACGCTCAACGCTTGATGGTGGGGCCACCGAGGTTGGCGCGATTGGTTTCCCTCTTCCGGGAAGATGCCTCGCTGGTGGAGAGCATCCAATGGCTCAGGGAACTTCATTTGCGGCGCTTGGAAGGACGGGGAGGGGCCGAAGAACTCTTGGAAGGGGTGTTGGATTTACTGAATAACGGTTTGCTTCCCGATTCCACCCGGGTCGCGAAGTTCGATTCAGACGGCTTGTGGGTGACTCAGGGAGGCGTCACTCTTCCCATCCAGGATCTCAGCGATGGTTACAGGACGATGGCCGCTCTGGTGATGGATCTTGTTCGTCAGATCCATGATGCGAGCCAAGGACTGAGTATCGTGCATGAAAACGGTCAGTGCCGTGTTCCATATCAGGGAGTGGTTCTTATCGACGAAGTGGAACTGCACCTGCACGTCTCATGGCAACGGCGTGTTGGTTTCTGGTTGAAAGAGCATTTCCCGAACATTCAATTCATTGTGACCACTCACAGCCCCTTCGTCTGTCAGGCGGCGGACCCAAATGGGTTGATCCGGCTTCCCGCGCCTGGTGAGGGTCGTCCTGTCACGCATGTGTCGGAAGATTTGTTCAAGACCGTGGTGAATGGCACCGTGGATGAAGCTGCTTTGACCGAGTTGTTTGGTCTGGAGCATGTTCACTCGGATGCGTCCGAGAAGTTGCGCGAGCGTGTGGCCCGGTTGGAGTCGCGTGTGCTCGAAGGCATGGCCAGTCCCGAGGAAGGCGAGGAACTCGAGCGGCTCGCCGCACAGCTTCCGAATACGGGCAGCGAGCTCGTGGACAGAGCCGTGAGGAAGTTCGGGCTCGACAAATGAAGAAATTGGAACGTGAGACGCTCAGTGATTCGGCGGCGGCGTTTCTGAAGGAGCGCTCGGAGAAGGTGCTCGGTGCCGCGAGCCCGAGAAAAGAAGCGGAGCACTTGTGGGGGCTCAAGGAGAACCTTGCTTTCGAGGAGATCCGCACGAAGCTGCAATCCATGGCCACAGGACTTCAGCGCTGCATGTATTGCGAAGACAGCGTGGGCACGGACATCGAGCATTTCTGGCCGAAGTCGAAGTATCCCGAGCGGGCCTTTTCGTGGACCAACTACCTGCTGGCGTGTAGTGGGTGCAACAGCAACGAGAAGCGCGATCAGTTCCCTCTGGATGATGCTGGGTTGCCGCTGCTGGTCGATCCAACCAGGGAAGACCCGCGCACGCATCTGGTCCTGTCGGTCAGGACCGGTAAGTACAAGCCCAGGACGCACGAAGGGGTGGAGAGCCTCAAGGGGCAGTGGAGTATCAAGGTGTTCGGTCTGGACCGTGACATTTTGGAAAAGGGCCGGACGGACGCGTGGCATACCATTCCGGCTTTATTGCTGCGCTACGACGCTGCTTGCCAGCAGGAGAACTGGCTGCTCGCGCTTGCTGTGCAACGGACTCTCTGCCGCACTCCTTTCGCGAGCGTCTTCGTCTGGTTCCGAGACATCGCCGAGAGCACAAATGCGGCCCGGTTCATCGACGAACGATGCCTGCGCGTGCTGGAGCAGTACCCGGACATTCGCGATTGGCTCTGAACGCAGTTGCTCTGGTCTGCGCGTTTCTGGCCGCGACTGGGTAGTCCATGCTCGGTTCGCAGCGCGTCGTGTGTGGGAGCCTCTACTGGTGGACGGTAACGCCACCGCGTTCGTTGGGCACTCGACACATCACGCCCTCGCGAGGGCGGATTCGACGCTCGCCCGCTCCTCGGGCTGGGGAGGGAATCCCTACTGATGCCTCAATGCGTGGGAACTTGTTTGCCCACGTTGGGGAAAACCATGCTCCCACTGCCTCCGTCCGCTCGTTCTCCGCGTCTCCGCCCCTGGCTGGGGATGTCGGTGTTCCTCCTGACGCTCGTGAGCACCGTGTCCGGTTGCGGGGGCTACTACTATTACGAGGACGAGTCCTACTCGTCGCCCGGGCGGCCTGGGCATGGCCACTCGCCCGTGCCGGGCAAGGGCGACGTGCCGTCCTCGGGGGGACGTCCCAGCCCCACGACGCCGGACAGGCCGCCCGAGACGACTCCCACCCCCACACCGCGCGGCGGCTTCGTGGTGGTGACGGGCGATGACGCGGATGACCTCTGGCACTGCGAGGGCTCGGCGTGTGGTGGCCTCTACCCCGCGCTCTTCAAGGACGCGCTCGCGCGCTCTCGCTCGGGAGGCAAGGGCATCCTCGCCATCGGCGTGAACGACCAGCAGGCGCTCATCGCCTTCAACAGCTGGAACGATGCCGCCCAGGGCGGCCCTGGCGCCAAGGTCACCCACGCGCGCTCCACCGAGGACATCTCCCGCGTGGACTTCGCCCAGTACGCCTTCGTGTACCTGCCCTCGGCGGGCGAGCACACGCTGGGTGGCCTCACCGCGCGGCAGATCGCCACCCTCAACGAGCGCCAGGCGGACCTGGCCCGCTTCGTCAATGAGAAGGGTGGCTCGCTGCTCGCGCTCACCCAGGCGGGCGTGGAGGGCGGTTGGGGCTTCCTGCCGGTTCCGCTCACCACCCAGGACACCTCGTTCGATGTCGCCGAGCCCACCGAGGCGCTCCAGGCCTTCGTCCCGAGCCTGACCGCCGTGGACCTGAGCCACAAGTCCTTCCACAACGTCTTCACGGGGCCGAGCGGCTACTCGGGCCTCCAGGTGCTCGCCGTCAACGACGAGGCCTACCACCCGCATGTGGGCCAGCCGGTGATGCTCGGCGGTACCTCGGTGGTGCTCTCCGCCGAGGACTGCGAGGACGGGAAGGACAACGACGGCGACGGCCAGGTGGACTGGGAGGACACCGACTGCCACGTGTGCGGCAACGGGCACGTGGACCCGGGCGAGACGTGTGACGATGGCAACACGGTGAGCGGGGATGGGTGCGGCGCCACGTGCACCCAGGAGAACCGCGCTCCCGAGGTGACGTGCCGGGACGTCTCGGTGTGCACGGATCCGGGCGTGTGTGTCGCCACGAGCCCCAGCGGCATGGCCTCGGCGGTGGACCCGGATGGAGACGCCATCTCCTGGGACGCGCATCCGGTGGGGCCCTACGCTCCGGGCTCGTACGGCGTCTGCGTCACCGCGTCGGATGGCCAGAAGCAGGACTCGTGCTGGTCCGACGTGACGGTGCGCGACTGCGAGGCCCCCACGCTCACGTGCCCGGCGGATTTCCAGGTGGAGTGCTCCGCCGAGGGCGTGGCGCTCGTGCAGCCTCCCGAGGCGAGTGCCCGGGACAACTGTGGCCCCGCCCCGGTGGCGCCGCCCAAGGCGACCGCCCTGCCGCTCGGTGCTCACGCGCTCACCTACACGGCGACGGACTCTTCCGGCAACACGGCCACCTGCTCGACCCGGGCGCTCGTGGTGGACACGAAGGCGCCTGCCGTCTCGTGCCCCCCAGCCATCACCGCCGAGTGCACTGGCCGCAACTCCGCCTGGGTGAAGCCGGGCTCGGCGCAAGGCGCGGACAGCTGCTCCCCGGTGACGCTCAAGGGGCCGGAGGCGGACTTCTACCCGCTCGGCACCAGCACCGTGCGCTACACGGCGAAGGACACCTCGGGCAACGAGGCCTCGTGCACCTCCACCGTCCAGGTGGTGGACGAGACGCCGCCCGCGGTCACCCTGACGCCGCCCGCGCCCCTGTGGCCGGTGGATCAGGACTACCGCACCGTGCGCCTCGAGGACTGCATCACCGTGTATGACCGGTGCAGCGGTGGGCTCACCCAGACGGGCGCCACGGCGTCCATCTCCTGCGTGGCCTCGGATGAGGCCCAAGGCTCGGGCGCGCCGGACATCGTCTTCGTGGACGCGACCACCGTGAAGGTGAAGGTGGCGCGCCAGGCCGAGGGCGATGGCCGCGTGTACTCGGTGCACTTCGAGGTGCGCGACGCGGCGGGCAATCGGACCCAGGGCATCTGCCCGGTGGGCGTGCCGGTGGAGCGGGGCACGCCGGTGACCGACAGCGGCGAGCAGTGGCGCTCCTGCCTGTCCACCGACGAGGCCTCGCGGTCGTGGAAGCCGGTGGTGTCGCGGGGGCCGTAGCACCCCGGGAGGCTCAGGGCTCTCCGTCCAGCAGCAGGGGCGAGAAGCCCGCCGCGTCACAGGACGCCAGCACGTAGCGGATGCCGGCGCGCTCCCCGGTGAATCCCGCCGGGATGCCGCCCGCGTGCAGGTGCCCGTAGACGCACACCTTGGGCTG from Melittangium boletus DSM 14713 includes the following:
- a CDS encoding potassium transporter Kup, coding for MTDSPPSLTSIPSVPQGPDGRKPRVAALAVGALGIVFGDIGTSPLYALRECFTGEHGVAPTHDNVLGVLSLIFWALIIVVSVKYVVFVMRADNRGEGGILALMALAMQRQRGEEVKVRPVVVTLGLFGAALLYGDGLITPAISVLSAVEGLSVATPLFEDYIRPLAIIILVGLFLLQRRGTAGIGAIFGPFMVVWFLSLAVLGIKELVMYPSVLGALSPGMGVRFFLENRGHGFLVLGGVFLSVTGGEALYADMGHFGVKPIKWAWFTLVLPSLMLNYMGQGALLLRDPHTARNPFFLLAPDWALYPLVIIATGAAVIAAQALISGAFSITQQAIQLGYTPRLEVVHTSAEAQGQIYLPGVNWALLVGIILLVMGFKSSTNLAAAYGIAVTTTMTITTVLAYVVARERWNVSRAVALPIAGVFLLVDLSFFGANAVKIAAGGWFPLVLALGVFTLMTTWKRGRDILATRLRASSMPLQQLLGSFGDHPPVRVPGTAIFMTGNPEGTPPALLHNLKHNKVIHEQVMLLTIASEDVPHVPPEERVEIIRLEEGFVRVISRYGFMENPSIPDILKRAREKGLQFNLMGTSFFLGRETLIPSKKPGMAMWREALFAWMSRNARSATSYFRIPPNRVVELGAQVEL
- a CDS encoding AAA family ATPase, producing MYISKIWLKNIRGFGDGDLHVELDLRRPDGSFSGWTVLAGRNGAGKSTLLKAIALTVVGTNSARSLQQSFSGWIRHGQKQAYAGSMLVFDENVDGFVGRGRRPPSEFWTGLAWTQSDSGPEPSMAIGEGHKSASERGPWSDNPAGWFIAGYGPFRRLSGHASDAQRLMVGPPRLARLVSLFREDASLVESIQWLRELHLRRLEGRGGAEELLEGVLDLLNNGLLPDSTRVAKFDSDGLWVTQGGVTLPIQDLSDGYRTMAALVMDLVRQIHDASQGLSIVHENGQCRVPYQGVVLIDEVELHLHVSWQRRVGFWLKEHFPNIQFIVTTHSPFVCQAADPNGLIRLPAPGEGRPVTHVSEDLFKTVVNGTVDEAALTELFGLEHVHSDASEKLRERVARLESRVLEGMASPEEGEELERLAAQLPNTGSELVDRAVRKFGLDK
- a CDS encoding HNH endonuclease is translated as MKKLERETLSDSAAAFLKERSEKVLGAASPRKEAEHLWGLKENLAFEEIRTKLQSMATGLQRCMYCEDSVGTDIEHFWPKSKYPERAFSWTNYLLACSGCNSNEKRDQFPLDDAGLPLLVDPTREDPRTHLVLSVRTGKYKPRTHEGVESLKGQWSIKVFGLDRDILEKGRTDAWHTIPALLLRYDAACQQENWLLALAVQRTLCRTPFASVFVWFRDIAESTNAARFIDERCLRVLEQYPDIRDWL
- a CDS encoding HYR domain-containing protein translates to MSVFLLTLVSTVSGCGGYYYYEDESYSSPGRPGHGHSPVPGKGDVPSSGGRPSPTTPDRPPETTPTPTPRGGFVVVTGDDADDLWHCEGSACGGLYPALFKDALARSRSGGKGILAIGVNDQQALIAFNSWNDAAQGGPGAKVTHARSTEDISRVDFAQYAFVYLPSAGEHTLGGLTARQIATLNERQADLARFVNEKGGSLLALTQAGVEGGWGFLPVPLTTQDTSFDVAEPTEALQAFVPSLTAVDLSHKSFHNVFTGPSGYSGLQVLAVNDEAYHPHVGQPVMLGGTSVVLSAEDCEDGKDNDGDGQVDWEDTDCHVCGNGHVDPGETCDDGNTVSGDGCGATCTQENRAPEVTCRDVSVCTDPGVCVATSPSGMASAVDPDGDAISWDAHPVGPYAPGSYGVCVTASDGQKQDSCWSDVTVRDCEAPTLTCPADFQVECSAEGVALVQPPEASARDNCGPAPVAPPKATALPLGAHALTYTATDSSGNTATCSTRALVVDTKAPAVSCPPAITAECTGRNSAWVKPGSAQGADSCSPVTLKGPEADFYPLGTSTVRYTAKDTSGNEASCTSTVQVVDETPPAVTLTPPAPLWPVDQDYRTVRLEDCITVYDRCSGGLTQTGATASISCVASDEAQGSGAPDIVFVDATTVKVKVARQAEGDGRVYSVHFEVRDAAGNRTQGICPVGVPVERGTPVTDSGEQWRSCLSTDEASRSWKPVVSRGP